Proteins from a genomic interval of Anolis sagrei isolate rAnoSag1 chromosome 1, rAnoSag1.mat, whole genome shotgun sequence:
- the ELOVL4 gene encoding very long chain fatty acid elongase 4, translated as MAHPVAAAEPGLIANVVNDTLEFYRWSWSIRDKRVDNWPLMESPFPTIAISTVYLLIVWLGPKWMKNREPFQLRSLLVSYNFGMVILNFYIFKELLLASRARGYSYICQSVDYSDNEYEVRIAGALWWYFVSKGIEYLDTVFFILRKKFNQISFLHVYHHYTMFTLWWIGIKWVAGGQAFFGAQINSFIHVVMYMYYGLAACGPKFHKYLWWKRYLTIMQLMQFHITLGHTAMSIYIDCPFPKWMHWGVIFYAITFIVLFGNFYYRTYKMPKEPVKNGKITNGVVANGTSKAENSLVVENGKKQKKAKGE; from the exons ATAAACGTGTCGACAACTGGCCCTTAATGGAGTCTCCGTTTCCCACAATCGCTATCAGCACTGTGTACCTTCTTATTGTTTGGCTGGGACCCAAATGGATGAAGAATAGAGAGCCCTTCCAGTTGCGCTCCTTGTTGGTTTCTTACAACTTCGGCATGGTTATACTTAACTTCTATATTTTCAAAGAG CTACTTCTAGCATCAAGAGCTCGGGGATACAGCTATATCTGCCAGAGTGTGGATTACTCAGATAATGAATACGAAGTCAGG ATAGCTGGGGCTTTATGGTGGTACTTCGTATCAAAAGGAATTGAGTACCTGGATACAGTATTTTTCATCTTAAGAAAGAAATTTAACCAAATCAGTTTTCTACATGTCTACCATCATTACACCATGTTTACTTTATGGTGGATCGGCATAAAATGGGTTGCAGGAGGACAAG cTTTTTTCGGAGCCCAAATTAATTCCTTTATTCacgttgttatgtacatgtactATGGACTAGCTGCCTGTGGCCCAAAATTCCACAAGTACCTTTGGTGGAAACGATACTTGACTATAATGCAGCTG ATGCAATTCCACATAACGCTTGGTCACACGGCCATGTCTATTTATATTGATTGTCCCTTCCCTAAATGGATGCACTGGGGTGTCATTTTCTATGCTATCACTTTCATTGTTCTGTTTGGTAACTTCTACTATCGGACATACAAGATGCCCAAGGAACCAGTAAAGAACGGCAAGATTACCAATGGTGTTGTGGCAAATGGAACAAGCAAAGCAGAAAACAGTCTAGTTGTGGAAAACGGAAAGAAgcagaagaaagcaaaaggagAGTAA